TGTCATGAAAGAGAGGAGCAATTATGAAGCTTAATTTAGCTGTGTTTGCTTATCATTTAGCTGATTATGCACCAACGCTTTGTGAGTCGGAAATCCATGCGTTGTCGGTTGCTGATGTAAGAATATTGGACAAGCAGGAACTATTTCGGTCAGAGTCAGCCTATCTTGGCAGGTGGGAAAAATTTCAAAACCTTGCCAAGGTTCCTTCCTATGTCATATGTATCGGTCGGGATGATGCCACTACCCAATGGTTGGAGGAGCGTAGAGTAAAGGCGCTCATTTTGGATACCGAGGCTGAGATAAATGTTGTCTACGAAAGGCTTCAGGATGTTTTTCTGCGTTATAACCAGTTAGAGGCTGAATTGTTGGATGCTGTTTTTCGCAAGCAGCCATTGAGTACATTGCTGAACATCAGTGCTGCTTTCTTTGACAACCCGGCTTTTATAACCGATGCCGCCCTTTGTCTGGTCGCAACCTGTGATAATTTTGCTCATCCGGAGACAGATCAGGCTTGGAAAGAAGCAATAGAATCGGGACGTTCCAGCTCGGAGATGCTCCAAATGATGAAACGGAAAAAGCTGACCAATCTCCTTAACACCACCAGAAAAGCGGAATTTGTCAATGTCGGTGAAAAATTTCCTAAAACAATCAGCACCAACTTCTTTGACCAAGAAGTGAGGATCGCTACCTTCACTGTCAGCGAGGCTTACACGACTCTGAGTCCTCTTCAGGTGGGACTGGTTGACTATGTAGCTAAGCTTCTGACTGAAGAGGTTCATAAACAAAACAATGTCTCTTCCCGTCACCTGTCTGCCCTTCGCAGTAATATCGGCAATCTGCTCCATGGGCAGAAAATAGATCCCGGTATCCTGAAAACCAATTTGGCGAACATCGGCTGGACTGCTCAGGACGATTACCGGCTTCTTAAGATTTCGCTGACTACTGAAGAACTTTTAGACGGTACAGCCAGCCATAATATCAAAGTGTATGAGAGTATTTTCCCCCAAGCCATCTCACTGGATCTGAACGATGTGCTGATTTTGATCATCCGCTGTGCGAAAGAGTCAGAGGTAGACAAACGATTTTTTGCCAAGCTGAAGAAACATCTTAAAAGTGAAAATGCCGGCTGCGGCGTCAGCAAAATATTTCACGATTTTGAGATGCTCAGTGAGGAATATAAACTTGCTAAGGCAGCTTTGGAAATCGGCAGCTGGAAACACCCTAAAGAATCCCTGCATTTCTATGAAGACGTGATGATGGAGCACCTCTTCAGTGAAGGCAGCCGTATTTTTCATTTGCGGTCCCTGTGCCATGATTCGGTGCTGCGAATTGCCGAGCATGACAAGCAAAACAACAGCAGCCTGCTGCAAACCCTGAAAATTTACCTGATGCAGGAAAAAAGTCTCCTTGCAGCGTCACAGGAACTGCACATTCACCGCAACACTCTGGTTTACCGTCTGAATAAACTTGAACAGCTGAGCAGTATGGATCTAAACTCTCCGAATATCCGCCTGCATGTGATTTTATCCTGTCTGATTCTGGAATATCTGGATTCTTTGGAAGAATAAAATCTGGTGGATTGGGAGCTTGATTTGTACTGAGAGAACAAATTAGAGTGTTTGTTTTAGTATCGGCAATATATTGTTCCGATCTCTTTTCACATCTATAGTTATTGATAAGCTGAAATTGTTTAAAAATACAGTGTAGTGTGAAAAAAGGAGGAAGCGAAAATGACAAACAGTTCTGTTATCCCCATGAATGAAGGAGCTTCTCTATTAATGGGGAGCGGTGAAATCGGGTATTTTGCCTACACCTATACCGGCTGGCGTGACGAGACTATGTCCTGGAAAACGACTGCTTATCTGGGTACAGCCCTCATGGCATCGCCAATTGTCGATGTTAAAGGACCGGATGCAGCAAAATTCTTCAATAAAATTTGTATCAACAATTTTGATAAATTCCAAGTCGGAAAAATCAGGCATGCCGTGCTCTGCAATGAAAAAGGCCAGATTATGAGCGACGGTGTGATCATGAAAATCGCAGAGGATACGTACCGGACCTATTGGTTAAACCCTTGCATTGAATTTTTAGCAGACAAATACAGCAGTCAGTATGATATCACCGCAACCAATCTAACAGGTCAAGAGTATTTTTACCAGATCGCGGGTCCTTTAGCTTTTGAGATTATGGCTAAAGCCTGTGACAGCGATATCAGTGATTTGCAATTTGCCAACCACAAAATGATTAAAATCGCCGGTAAAGACGTGCGCATTCTGCGTTTGGGTATGACAGGAAACCTGGCGTATGAAATTCATGGTGATATTTCAGAAGCTTTCGAAATCTACAACCACATCTGGAATATTGGCAAGGAAATGGGTATGAAAAAACTCGGCCAGCTTTCCTATTGTATGAATCACACCGAGGGCGGTTTTCCCAATATTAATATTCATTACCCTTTGCCCTGGTATGAAAGTGAGGACTTGGGGTATAAAGGATTTACTGATTACATGAATACCCGTCCCGGTGCCGGCTGGTATAACGAAAACCGTACTTTGGTGGGAAGCGTGGGCGAGGATCTTCAGGTCCGTTTCGTAAATCCTTATGATGTGGGCTGGGGAAATCTTGTTAAATTTGACCATGACTTTATCGGCCGTGCAGCACTGGAAAAGATCGCAGCTGCCCCTGCCCGGACGGTTGTTACTTTGGAATGGAATGCCGATGATATTATGGAGGTTTACGGGTCCCAATTCAGGGGAACGGAGGTGGAACCCTATGATTATATCGAGGACAGACCTAACGACGTTTATTATGTGACCGATGGAAACTTTGTTTATCACGCCGACCGGGTTCTTGTTGACGGCAAACCGGTGGGAATCAGTGTCGGACGCGGAGTAAGCAACTATTATCGCAGAATGATATCCATGTGCTTTATCGATCCGAAAGCGGCGGAGCTTGGCCAGGATGTGGTTATTCTTTGGGGAGCCCCAGGCCATCCGCAAAAAGAGATTCGCGCCAAAGTTGCCAGGTATCCATACCTGCAGATGGAACGAAATGAAAAAATTGAAATCAGCAAATAGCTTCGATTAACCAAAGGAGGTATTGCCTTTACAGCAATACCTCCTTTGGTCTATACTTCTCAGTTTCGGGGTAAGAATGCACAATCACCAGCGGCTTCTTTCAGCTCCAAATAATCTGCGCCGAAGCTGTGCATCATTTCCAATAAAGGTATGATTTTCTTACCTAATTCCGTCAGTCCGTATTCTACTCGCGGCGGCACGACGGGATACACATTCCGATAAATCAGGCCGTCTTCCTCCAGGCTCCGCAGCTGCTGCGTCAACATTTTCTGTGTGACGTCGGGCAGCTTTTTCTTAATCTCATT
This Desulfosporosinus orientis DSM 765 DNA region includes the following protein-coding sequences:
- a CDS encoding PucR family transcriptional regulator — encoded protein: MKLNLAVFAYHLADYAPTLCESEIHALSVADVRILDKQELFRSESAYLGRWEKFQNLAKVPSYVICIGRDDATTQWLEERRVKALILDTEAEINVVYERLQDVFLRYNQLEAELLDAVFRKQPLSTLLNISAAFFDNPAFITDAALCLVATCDNFAHPETDQAWKEAIESGRSSSEMLQMMKRKKLTNLLNTTRKAEFVNVGEKFPKTISTNFFDQEVRIATFTVSEAYTTLSPLQVGLVDYVAKLLTEEVHKQNNVSSRHLSALRSNIGNLLHGQKIDPGILKTNLANIGWTAQDDYRLLKISLTTEELLDGTASHNIKVYESIFPQAISLDLNDVLILIIRCAKESEVDKRFFAKLKKHLKSENAGCGVSKIFHDFEMLSEEYKLAKAALEIGSWKHPKESLHFYEDVMMEHLFSEGSRIFHLRSLCHDSVLRIAEHDKQNNSSLLQTLKIYLMQEKSLLAASQELHIHRNTLVYRLNKLEQLSSMDLNSPNIRLHVILSCLILEYLDSLEE
- a CDS encoding aminomethyltransferase family protein, translated to MTNSSVIPMNEGASLLMGSGEIGYFAYTYTGWRDETMSWKTTAYLGTALMASPIVDVKGPDAAKFFNKICINNFDKFQVGKIRHAVLCNEKGQIMSDGVIMKIAEDTYRTYWLNPCIEFLADKYSSQYDITATNLTGQEYFYQIAGPLAFEIMAKACDSDISDLQFANHKMIKIAGKDVRILRLGMTGNLAYEIHGDISEAFEIYNHIWNIGKEMGMKKLGQLSYCMNHTEGGFPNINIHYPLPWYESEDLGYKGFTDYMNTRPGAGWYNENRTLVGSVGEDLQVRFVNPYDVGWGNLVKFDHDFIGRAALEKIAAAPARTVVTLEWNADDIMEVYGSQFRGTEVEPYDYIEDRPNDVYYVTDGNFVYHADRVLVDGKPVGISVGRGVSNYYRRMISMCFIDPKAAELGQDVVILWGAPGHPQKEIRAKVARYPYLQMERNEKIEISK
- a CDS encoding winged helix-turn-helix transcriptional regulator; the encoded protein is MLGKEDKHAACHMRDKCTKYDICPMVLVQNILSGKRKIIILWYLSYTTLRFNEIKKKLPDVTQKMLTQQLRSLEEDGLIYRNVYPVVPPRVEYGLTELGKKIIPLLEMMHSFGADYLELKEAAGDCAFLPRN